In Devosia sp. XK-2, one DNA window encodes the following:
- a CDS encoding response regulator, with protein sequence MASTPIGEDSYPEPVLDSGRGGAGLWRVALLGLGLVVVAVIFSLFGERIPSELVMGFVGLLAVAGVFFLFGLAAGLFRFAGSEDRRTLSHAVVDSLPFGALIADREGKITYVNQHYGSFPGAMTNGVPVGVPRLFSGHADAGEAIYRVSKAARDGRSAIEDIRVPGGLGGSQSEASRVFWYRVSVRPLPDIGDRSRPLVAWSVEDITRDRENNETAFRDLQRAIDYLDHSPSGFFSADAHGQIQYLNSTLADWLGYDLAEFNAGQLALTDIVRGDGASLLMRGRGDGEIRTEIIDIDLVRRNGTALPVRLLHRAARLADGELGETRTLVLDMSSAPDTEEELRAAEVRFSRFFNDTPFAIATLDGEGRIVRTNAPFGRIFHWSGEDKSLELQPLRDLIGEGSRDKLAKALSDATAQRSEVEPVDAALSVEGDHAVRLYISASEVSAGSPEQVNVYALDMTDQRKLEAQFAQSQKMQAVGQLAGGVAHDFNNLLTAIIGFSDLLLLKHKPGDPSFNELMQIKQNANRAAGLTRQLLAFSRRQTLRPQVLELPLIVDDLTVLLKRMIGEKNNLTVEHGRNIWPVRADVVQLEQVIINLVVNARDAMPNGGSITLRTSNVTEAEAATMKFEGMVPADYVLIDVEDTGTGMSPEVLAKIFEPFFTTKELGKGTGLGLSTVYGIVKQTEGFIYPVSTVGVGTTFKIFLPRYVPTAEEAAAKAAAAAAPAKDLTGHERILLVEDEESVRAFSARALRATGYEVFEADGGEEAIEVLEDLDYIVDLIISDVVMPEMDGPTMLKVIRDKMPRLKIIFVSGYAEESVRRDIEDDQSVDFLPKPYSLDQINSKVKEVLRRMDKGDS encoded by the coding sequence ATGGCATCGACGCCCATTGGCGAGGACAGCTACCCCGAACCGGTTCTGGATTCGGGTCGTGGTGGTGCGGGATTGTGGCGCGTTGCCCTTCTCGGTCTGGGCCTGGTCGTGGTGGCGGTGATCTTCTCGCTCTTCGGCGAGCGTATTCCGTCCGAACTGGTCATGGGTTTTGTCGGCCTTCTGGCCGTTGCCGGTGTTTTCTTCCTATTCGGGCTGGCGGCGGGCCTCTTCCGCTTTGCCGGCAGCGAGGATCGCCGCACGCTCAGCCATGCCGTGGTCGACAGTCTTCCGTTCGGGGCGCTTATCGCCGATCGCGAGGGCAAGATCACTTACGTCAACCAGCATTATGGCAGCTTTCCCGGGGCCATGACCAATGGTGTGCCGGTGGGCGTGCCGCGGTTGTTTTCCGGCCATGCCGATGCGGGCGAGGCGATTTATCGGGTGTCGAAGGCGGCGCGGGATGGGCGCAGCGCCATCGAGGATATCCGCGTGCCCGGCGGGCTGGGCGGATCGCAGTCCGAGGCGAGCCGAGTGTTCTGGTATCGCGTGTCGGTGCGGCCGCTGCCCGATATCGGGGACAGAAGCAGGCCGCTGGTGGCCTGGTCGGTAGAAGACATTACCCGCGACCGCGAGAATAACGAGACCGCCTTCCGCGACCTGCAGCGCGCTATCGACTATCTCGACCATTCGCCCTCCGGCTTTTTCTCGGCCGATGCGCATGGGCAGATCCAATATCTCAACTCCACGCTGGCCGATTGGCTGGGCTATGACCTGGCTGAGTTCAATGCCGGCCAATTGGCGCTGACCGATATTGTGCGCGGCGATGGGGCATCGCTATTGATGCGGGGCAGGGGCGACGGGGAAATCCGCACCGAGATCATCGATATCGACCTTGTTCGCCGCAATGGCACGGCCCTGCCGGTGCGTCTCTTGCATCGCGCCGCACGCCTGGCCGATGGCGAATTGGGTGAGACGCGCACTCTGGTGCTCGACATGTCGAGCGCGCCGGATACCGAGGAAGAATTACGCGCCGCCGAAGTGCGCTTCTCGCGCTTTTTCAACGATACGCCCTTTGCCATTGCCACGCTGGACGGCGAAGGCCGCATCGTGCGCACCAATGCGCCGTTCGGGCGCATTTTCCACTGGTCGGGCGAGGACAAGAGCCTCGAATTGCAGCCCCTGCGCGATCTCATCGGCGAAGGCAGCAGGGACAAATTGGCCAAGGCACTCAGCGACGCCACCGCGCAGCGCTCGGAGGTCGAACCGGTCGATGCCGCCTTGAGCGTCGAGGGCGATCATGCCGTGCGGCTCTATATCTCGGCCTCCGAGGTCAGCGCCGGTTCGCCGGAGCAGGTCAATGTCTATGCGCTGGACATGACGGACCAGCGCAAGCTCGAGGCCCAATTCGCCCAGAGCCAGAAAATGCAGGCTGTCGGCCAGCTCGCCGGCGGCGTGGCGCACGATTTCAACAATCTGCTGACCGCTATTATCGGCTTCTCGGACCTACTGCTCCTCAAGCACAAGCCGGGCGATCCGTCCTTCAACGAGCTGATGCAGATCAAGCAGAACGCCAATCGCGCTGCCGGCCTAACCCGCCAGCTTCTGGCCTTTTCGCGCCGGCAAACGCTGCGCCCGCAAGTGCTCGAACTGCCGCTGATCGTCGATGATCTGACGGTGCTTTTGAAGCGCATGATCGGGGAGAAAAACAATCTCACGGTCGAGCATGGCCGCAATATCTGGCCGGTCCGCGCCGATGTGGTGCAGCTCGAACAGGTGATCATCAACCTGGTGGTCAATGCGCGCGACGCCATGCCCAATGGCGGCTCGATCACCCTGCGAACGTCCAATGTAACCGAGGCGGAAGCGGCGACCATGAAGTTCGAGGGCATGGTGCCGGCGGACTATGTGCTGATCGATGTCGAGGATACCGGCACCGGGATGAGCCCGGAGGTTCTGGCCAAGATTTTCGAGCCCTTCTTCACCACCAAGGAATTGGGCAAGGGAACGGGCCTCGGCCTCTCCACGGTCTATGGCATCGTCAAGCAGACCGAAGGTTTTATCTACCCGGTCTCGACCGTCGGCGTCGGCACGACCTTCAAGATTTTCCTGCCGCGCTATGTGCCCACCGCCGAGGAGGCCGCTGCCAAGGCGGCTGCGGCGGCCGCGCCGGCGAAAGACCTCACCGGTCACGAGCGTATCCTTCTGGTCGAGGACGAGGAAAGCGTGCGCGCCTTCTCCGCCCGCGCCCTGCGCGCCACTGGCTATGAAGTCTTCGAGGCCGATGGGGGCGAAGAAGCGATCGAAGTGCTCGAGGACCTGGATTATATAGTCGATCTCATCATTTCCGACGTCGTCATGCCGGAAATGGATGGGCCGACCATGCTCAAGGTCATTCGTGACAAGATGCCCAGGCTCAAGATAATCTTCGTGTCCGGCTATGCCGAGGAAAGTGTGCGCCGCGACATCGAGGACGACCAGAGCGTCGATTTCCTGCCCAAGCCCTATTCGCTCGACCAGATCAATTCCAAGGTCAAGGAAGTGCTGCGGCGGATGGACAAGGGCGACAGCTAG
- the flhB gene encoding flagellar biosynthesis protein FlhB, producing the protein MSDEAPDQDSKTEDPSQKKLEDAHKKGDVAKSQEVTTWFMLMGSGIVFAMLSPWISSQLSQSLSLIFMNADQFDVEGAGFADFFNGLALAVIGVVLIPLAVLMVCGILANLVQHRLVWSVDPITPKLSKISPIGGAKRLFSTDALVNFGKGLIKIMVVGAIVVAVCWPERDRLDTMVTADPIMILIDFQEIGIKIFAAVLAVITAIAAADYFYVRQKWWKRQMMTVQETREEYKQMEGDPHVKGRIRQLRQDRARKRMMAAVPDATVVITNPTHFAVALKYEKDMAAPKCVAKGADAIALRIRELAKDNDVPIVENPPLARALFASVDIDETIPAEHFKAVAEVIGFVMRLKKPGGGWRPSA; encoded by the coding sequence ATGTCGGATGAAGCCCCCGATCAAGACTCCAAAACAGAAGATCCCTCCCAGAAAAAGCTCGAGGACGCCCACAAGAAGGGCGATGTCGCCAAGAGCCAGGAGGTAACCACCTGGTTCATGCTGATGGGCTCGGGCATTGTCTTTGCCATGTTATCGCCCTGGATCAGCAGCCAGTTGAGCCAATCGCTGAGCCTGATTTTCATGAATGCGGATCAGTTCGACGTCGAGGGCGCCGGCTTTGCCGATTTCTTCAACGGGCTGGCCCTGGCGGTGATCGGGGTGGTGCTGATCCCGCTTGCTGTGCTGATGGTGTGCGGCATTCTCGCCAATCTGGTGCAGCACCGGCTTGTCTGGTCGGTCGATCCCATCACGCCCAAGCTCTCCAAGATTTCCCCGATCGGCGGGGCCAAGCGTCTGTTCTCGACCGATGCCCTAGTCAATTTTGGCAAGGGGCTGATCAAGATCATGGTCGTTGGTGCCATCGTGGTGGCCGTCTGCTGGCCCGAGAGGGACCGGCTCGATACGATGGTGACGGCCGATCCGATCATGATCCTGATCGACTTCCAGGAAATCGGTATCAAGATTTTCGCGGCCGTTCTGGCCGTCATCACCGCCATTGCCGCCGCCGACTATTTCTACGTCCGCCAGAAGTGGTGGAAGCGGCAGATGATGACCGTCCAGGAGACGCGCGAGGAATATAAGCAGATGGAAGGCGACCCACATGTGAAGGGCCGCATTCGCCAATTGCGTCAGGATCGAGCCCGCAAACGCATGATGGCGGCGGTCCCCGATGCCACTGTGGTCATCACCAACCCGACCCACTTTGCCGTTGCGCTCAAATACGAAAAGGACATGGCCGCGCCCAAATGCGTGGCCAAGGGCGCCGACGCCATCGCCTTGCGCATTCGCGAGCTGGCCAAGGACAATGATGTGCCCATTGTCGAAAATCCGCCATTGGCGCGTGCTCTATTTGCCTCTGTCGATATCGACGAGACCATTCCGGCCGAGCATTTCAAGGCGGTGGCCGAGGTCATCGGCTTCGTGATGCGCCTTAAGAAACCGGGCGGCGGTTGGCGGCCAAGCGCGTGA
- the fliR gene encoding flagellar biosynthetic protein FliR, with protein sequence MTISLDWLPATAFTYIILFARIAAMLMLMPALGEQTIPVRLRLSFALAFTLVVFPLLGSVIPAMPGDLAGMVGLLVHELAVGLIIGAIVRITVMATQVAGTIVAFQTGLSGALAADPTQMGVQGAVFSSFLSFLGITLIFATDLHHMALAAIYDSYVVFSPTDPLMFEDAMQLAIRTVSGAFAVGVQMSAPFIVFGLVFNLGAGILARLMPQLQVYFILMPANIIVGLLLFAILIVMMMGWYITAFENHLAMWRG encoded by the coding sequence GTGACGATCAGCCTCGATTGGCTTCCGGCGACGGCCTTTACCTATATCATCCTGTTTGCGCGGATTGCCGCCATGCTCATGCTGATGCCGGCGCTCGGCGAGCAGACCATTCCGGTGCGCTTGCGCCTCAGCTTTGCGCTGGCCTTTACGCTGGTGGTGTTTCCGCTGCTGGGCAGCGTCATTCCCGCCATGCCCGGCGATCTTGCCGGCATGGTCGGTCTGCTGGTTCATGAACTGGCCGTGGGGCTGATCATCGGTGCCATTGTGCGCATTACCGTCATGGCTACGCAGGTGGCGGGCACCATTGTTGCCTTCCAGACCGGTCTGTCCGGCGCGCTGGCTGCCGATCCAACCCAGATGGGCGTGCAAGGGGCGGTGTTTTCCAGCTTTCTGTCGTTTCTCGGTATCACGTTGATCTTTGCCACCGACCTGCATCATATGGCGCTGGCGGCCATCTACGACAGCTATGTGGTGTTCTCACCCACTGACCCGCTGATGTTCGAGGATGCGATGCAATTGGCCATCCGCACCGTCAGCGGGGCCTTTGCCGTGGGCGTGCAGATGTCCGCACCCTTCATCGTTTTCGGCCTGGTGTTCAATCTTGGCGCCGGCATCCTGGCGCGGCTTATGCCGCAATTGCAGGTCTATTTCATCCTCATGCCGGCCAATATTATTGTCGGCCTGCTGCTGTTCGCGATCCTGATTGTGATGATGATGGGCTGGTATATCACCGCCTTTGAAAATCATCTGGCCATGTGGCGGGGGTAG
- the fliQ gene encoding flagellar biosynthesis protein FliQ: MTGAEVLDIASQGIWTLIIVSMPMMLVGLLVGVVIALFQALTQIQEMTLVFVPKIIAIFVTMLITLPFLGATMAGFMNRVVDMIIVGG, translated from the coding sequence ATGACCGGCGCAGAAGTGCTCGACATTGCCAGCCAGGGCATCTGGACGCTGATTATCGTGTCGATGCCGATGATGCTGGTCGGGCTGCTGGTGGGCGTGGTGATCGCGCTGTTCCAGGCGTTGACGCAAATCCAGGAAATGACACTGGTCTTTGTGCCCAAGATCATCGCCATTTTCGTGACCATGCTGATCACCCTGCCATTTCTGGGCGCCACTATGGCCGGCTTCATGAACCGGGTGGTCGATATGATCATCGTGGGCGGCTGA
- a CDS encoding flagellar hook-basal body complex protein FliE: MAVNNTPFNAATAAYNNASRLINQAAKPNADLTASVASPGGNFAELLAQNVQGVVDQGKATDQMALDMVSGKANVVDMVTALSETEMAIESMVTLRDKVISAYEEIMRMPI; the protein is encoded by the coding sequence ATGGCTGTCAACAATACCCCGTTCAACGCGGCGACCGCCGCCTATAACAATGCGAGCCGGCTGATCAATCAGGCCGCCAAGCCCAATGCCGACCTCACCGCCAGCGTGGCTTCGCCGGGCGGCAATTTCGCCGAACTTTTGGCGCAGAACGTGCAGGGCGTGGTGGATCAGGGTAAGGCTACCGACCAGATGGCGCTCGATATGGTCAGCGGTAAGGCCAATGTGGTCGACATGGTGACCGCGCTTTCGGAAACCGAAATGGCCATCGAGAGCATGGTTACGCTGCGCGACAAGGTTATCTCTGCCTATGAGGAAATCATGCGGATGCCGATCTAG
- the flgC gene encoding flagellar basal body rod protein FlgC encodes MDFNSSLRIAATGLHAQTARMRVIAENIANADSAGKAPGDEPYRRRIPTFETSYDADVGGRVVEIGRLAYDMSAFTSRYEPGHPAADESGYVQYPNVNTLIETVDMRQAQRSYEANLNVVTVTRQMLGRTLDILRG; translated from the coding sequence ATGGACTTCAATTCCTCGCTCCGTATCGCCGCCACCGGGCTGCATGCCCAGACGGCCCGCATGCGCGTGATCGCCGAAAACATCGCCAATGCCGATTCTGCGGGCAAGGCGCCAGGCGACGAACCCTATAGGCGCCGCATTCCCACATTTGAAACCAGCTATGACGCCGATGTGGGCGGCCGCGTGGTCGAGATCGGGCGGCTCGCCTATGACATGAGCGCCTTTACCTCGCGCTATGAGCCAGGCCACCCGGCCGCCGATGAAAGCGGCTATGTGCAATATCCCAATGTGAACACGCTGATCGAGACGGTCGACATGCGACAGGCCCAGCGCAGCTATGAGGCCAATCTCAACGTGGTCACCGTGACCCGCCAGATGCTCGGGCGCACGCTCGATATCCTGCGCGGCTGA
- the flgB gene encoding flagellar basal body rod protein FlgB translates to MDMPVFSALTDKMRWHQARQGLLAENVANAETPGYRGRDLQQYDFTERQGMMASSAVVTTVTQPMHFSASSGEGAAFDAQRMANFEVTPEGNGITLEDEMMKVTTNMMDYQAATTLYQKSMRILRVALGKNV, encoded by the coding sequence ATGGACATGCCAGTCTTTTCGGCGCTGACCGACAAGATGCGCTGGCACCAGGCCCGTCAAGGCCTGTTGGCTGAAAACGTCGCCAATGCCGAGACCCCCGGATATCGCGGGCGGGACCTTCAGCAATATGACTTTACCGAGCGGCAGGGAATGATGGCTTCATCCGCCGTTGTCACCACCGTCACCCAGCCCATGCATTTCTCTGCCTCCTCGGGCGAGGGCGCTGCGTTCGATGCGCAGCGCATGGCCAATTTCGAGGTCACGCCGGAAGGCAATGGCATAACCTTGGAAGACGAGATGATGAAGGTCACGACCAATATGATGGATTATCAGGCCGCGACCACGCTCTATCAGAAATCCATGCGCATCCTGCGCGTGGCGCTAGGCAAGAACGTCTAG
- a CDS encoding flagellar biosynthetic protein FliO — MQFITGLFGGSGNAVLTMVLALGIVLVLIVLGVWLLKLISNVSGNAVRGRNRRLAVVDTLALDQKRQLLIVRRDNVEHLILTGGPQDVVVETGIPVAEVAPAPPARRGLPSLSAKKSSGPAISPASETPPETEVPPAPEPAKRPPRSLRHTGLLRPVSVQDPTLTVQNPDTPGGPADDSAKEDGNEMASEGEALEHQKGEQANRS; from the coding sequence TTGCAATTCATTACCGGCCTGTTCGGCGGCAGCGGCAATGCCGTCCTGACCATGGTTCTCGCACTCGGCATCGTCCTGGTGTTGATCGTGCTGGGTGTCTGGCTTTTGAAGCTGATCTCCAACGTATCGGGCAATGCCGTTCGCGGGCGAAACCGGCGGCTGGCGGTCGTCGACACGCTGGCCCTGGATCAGAAACGCCAATTGCTCATCGTGCGGCGTGACAATGTCGAACATCTGATCCTGACTGGCGGACCGCAGGACGTGGTCGTCGAAACCGGCATTCCGGTCGCCGAGGTGGCGCCCGCCCCGCCGGCGCGACGCGGCCTGCCGTCCCTTTCGGCAAAAAAATCATCAGGCCCGGCCATCTCGCCGGCCTCGGAAACGCCGCCCGAGACTGAAGTGCCGCCGGCGCCCGAACCCGCCAAGCGTCCGCCACGCTCCTTGCGCCATACAGGCCTGCTCCGTCCCGTCAGCGTGCAGGACCCCACGCTAACCGTGCAAAACCCGGACACACCAGGCGGGCCTGCCGACGACTCAGCTAAAGAGGACGGAAACGAGATGGCGAGTGAAGGCGAAGCGCTTGAACACCAGAAAGGCGAGCAGGCCAATCGGAGCTGA
- the fliP gene encoding flagellar type III secretion system pore protein FliP (The bacterial flagellar biogenesis protein FliP forms a type III secretion system (T3SS)-type pore required for flagellar assembly.) gives MLLPLLTAAGLLTLWSSGASAQDLSINFGDETTLTERAIQLIGLITLLSLAPSILVMVTSFTRIVVVLSLLRTAIGLQTAPPNTVMVSLALFLTLFIMQPTLQQSYEQGIAPLMAGQIEFAEAFDAGVAPIHEFMRSNVRDRDLELFYDLSEATPPDEAEAIPLQLLIPAFMISELRRAFEIGFLLFLPFVVIDMVVASVLMSMGMMMLPPVVISLPFKLIFFVLVDGWYLVAGSLVRSFTG, from the coding sequence CTGCTGCTGCCACTGCTGACCGCGGCCGGTCTCCTGACCCTCTGGTCCAGCGGTGCCTCCGCGCAAGATCTCTCCATCAATTTCGGAGACGAGACCACGCTGACGGAGCGGGCCATTCAGCTTATCGGGCTGATCACCCTGCTCTCGCTGGCGCCGTCGATCCTGGTGATGGTCACCAGCTTCACCCGTATCGTGGTGGTGCTCTCTCTCCTGCGCACGGCCATCGGCCTACAAACGGCGCCGCCAAACACGGTCATGGTGTCGCTGGCACTGTTTCTGACCCTGTTCATCATGCAACCGACCCTGCAACAGAGCTACGAGCAGGGCATAGCGCCGCTCATGGCCGGGCAGATCGAATTCGCCGAAGCCTTCGACGCCGGTGTCGCACCGATTCATGAATTCATGCGCAGCAATGTGCGTGACCGCGACCTCGAACTCTTCTACGATCTGTCCGAGGCCACCCCGCCCGACGAGGCCGAGGCCATTCCGCTGCAATTGCTCATTCCCGCCTTCATGATCTCGGAATTGCGCCGGGCCTTTGAAATCGGTTTCCTGCTCTTCCTGCCCTTCGTGGTCATCGACATGGTCGTGGCCTCGGTGCTGATGAGTATGGGCATGATGATGCTGCCGCCGGTGGTCATCTCCCTGCCCTTCAAGTTGATCTTCTTCGTGCTGGTCGATGGCTGGTATCTGGTGGCCGGCTCGCTGGTCCGCAGTTTCACGGGCTAG